One genomic region from Amycolatopsis sp. FBCC-B4732 encodes:
- a CDS encoding FxsA family protein produces the protein MAVAFLLYVIAEIAAIWAVGSAVGVLGTVALLIAGAFIGSWLARREGAKAMRAFVESARLGRPSEKELTDGMLVGLGGVLILVPGFVSDVLGLLLILPPSRAVARRLWLKRMEKRAVRFANQRRGPVMVVDSEVVPPQEPRRDRDQPTVIEGRVIEG, from the coding sequence ATGGCTGTCGCGTTCCTGCTCTACGTCATCGCCGAGATCGCCGCGATCTGGGCGGTGGGCTCGGCTGTCGGCGTGCTCGGCACAGTGGCCCTCTTGATCGCCGGCGCCTTCATCGGCTCGTGGCTCGCCCGCCGCGAAGGTGCGAAGGCGATGCGGGCATTCGTGGAGTCGGCCCGGCTGGGACGCCCCTCGGAGAAGGAGCTGACCGACGGCATGCTCGTCGGGCTGGGCGGGGTGCTGATCCTGGTGCCGGGGTTCGTGAGCGACGTGCTCGGCCTGCTGCTGATCCTCCCGCCGTCACGCGCGGTGGCTCGGCGGTTGTGGCTGAAGCGGATGGAGAAGCGAGCGGTCCGGTTCGCGAACCAGCGTCGGGGTCCGGTGATGGTGGTGGATAGCGAGGTCGTGCCTCCGCAGGAGCCCCGACGCGACCGCGACCAGCCGACGGTGATCGAAGGCCGGGTCATCGAGGGGTAG
- a CDS encoding pentapeptide repeat-containing protein: MPDWFRWLLIALAVLGVVALTGRQRLRIPAFPQMRAGIALSVLVWLAIAVVVAGCAGGGLLWFLGWPRLPTTAAFDVAQLLDLLKIALSVVAGLGGVVLLAVNYRKQRVTENEHALAVEKAGRETVQGFNERLGAAAEQLAHDSPAVRLTGVYALAGLADDWEDKRQVCVDVLCGYLRLQPPAMTPGEAVVREAILRMFRDRLTGLRWWRQPIDFDFTEVVFENADFSGLRFRGRLILDRAEFTGESASFHRARFSGGLSCHGTRFAAERTTFAKATFDGAVEFVGTEFTGRELSWAGATVEGKTADFYRCRVACTRLDFTQLSIEAGELRFEQLELADTDVDFEGLYAGWRDDEGGFPRLTFEDVRFLRSRLRLELWSERERMVWLRDCVLDTVAVQLRADEDAKAWLNLRNVELRGGTEIPAEFVRTLSSAPRPSTPVPGA; this comes from the coding sequence GTGCCCGACTGGTTCCGCTGGCTCCTGATCGCGCTCGCGGTGCTCGGCGTCGTCGCACTGACCGGGCGTCAACGGCTGAGGATTCCCGCGTTTCCCCAGATGAGAGCCGGTATTGCCCTCTCCGTGCTCGTCTGGCTGGCGATCGCCGTCGTCGTTGCGGGCTGTGCCGGGGGCGGGCTGCTCTGGTTCCTCGGCTGGCCGCGGCTGCCCACCACGGCCGCGTTCGACGTCGCCCAGTTGCTCGACCTGCTCAAGATCGCTCTCTCCGTGGTCGCCGGGCTGGGTGGGGTGGTGCTGCTCGCCGTCAACTACCGGAAGCAGCGGGTCACCGAGAACGAGCACGCCCTCGCCGTCGAGAAGGCCGGGCGCGAGACCGTTCAAGGGTTCAACGAACGGCTCGGTGCCGCCGCCGAACAACTCGCCCACGACAGTCCCGCGGTCCGGTTGACCGGCGTCTACGCCCTTGCCGGGCTCGCTGACGACTGGGAGGACAAGCGCCAGGTCTGCGTCGACGTCCTCTGCGGATACCTGCGGCTTCAGCCGCCGGCCATGACGCCCGGTGAGGCCGTGGTGCGGGAAGCGATCCTCCGGATGTTCCGCGATCGGCTCACCGGCCTCCGGTGGTGGCGGCAGCCGATCGACTTCGACTTCACCGAAGTCGTGTTCGAGAACGCCGACTTCTCCGGGCTCCGGTTCCGCGGGCGGCTGATCCTCGACCGGGCGGAGTTCACCGGGGAGTCGGCCTCGTTCCACCGCGCGCGCTTCAGCGGCGGCCTCAGCTGCCACGGCACGCGCTTCGCCGCCGAGCGCACAACCTTCGCGAAGGCGACTTTCGACGGCGCGGTCGAGTTCGTCGGAACCGAGTTCACCGGGCGGGAACTCAGCTGGGCCGGTGCGACCGTCGAAGGGAAAACGGCCGACTTCTACCGGTGCCGGGTCGCGTGCACACGTCTGGACTTCACGCAGCTCAGCATCGAAGCCGGGGAACTCCGTTTCGAGCAGCTGGAGCTGGCCGACACCGATGTGGACTTCGAAGGCCTCTACGCCGGATGGCGCGATGACGAGGGCGGCTTTCCGCGGCTGACCTTCGAGGACGTGCGGTTCCTGCGCTCAAGACTGCGGCTGGAGCTGTGGAGCGAGCGCGAGCGGATGGTCTGGCTGCGGGACTGCGTGCTCGACACCGTAGCCGTCCAGCTTCGCGCGGACGAGGACGCCAAAGCCTGGTTGAACCTGCGGAACGTCGAACTCCGCGGGGGCACCGAGATCCCCGCGGAGTTCGTCCGGACCCTTAGCTCGGCACCTCGTCCAAGTACGCCCGTGCCTGGAGCGTGA
- a CDS encoding ABC transporter ATP-binding protein codes for MEFMMARRGRRRHASTVPESGLTGPVDIPEPKPEDQPKDLRSRLKRAKTSVAGTVRGLPKVAKLTWQASPPLTIVLALITLLSGLLPTVTAYIAKLLLDSVVAAIQGKGTTGDIVNVALFQFAVLAATAISSALTSIAQALLQERMTLTIRHRVMAHASELHLAYFEGSTSYDMLRQAAQEAPTRPLSMMNSALGLVRTLITFGSMIALLVSISPLLALVALLAPIPAFISQSKYGSRAFWLTFLMSPIKRRMDYLSSLVTTDTYAKETKLFGLGPYFVDRFRRLGLVSYERQRKLTINRNISSTSWGLLSTFAGSAIALYIALEAVGGRLTLGDLALYTAAATSVQASVSGLFTAFSGMYENNLYLDTLYRFLDTKPEITAPPSPRKFPSVVDGHIEFDSVTFAYPGAEEPALEDVSFEIRPGETVAVVGRNGAGKSTLFKLLCRLYDPTAGRILLDGVDIREYDPVELRERISAMFQDYVTYQGTAAENIGLGDLSRLEDRPHIEDSARRAGADERIERLPSGYDSPLGRWFDQGVSLSGGEWQKIALARAFQREAPLLILDEPTSALDAQAEHDLFARLRQLSEGRTTLYISHRFSTVRQAERILLLDRGKVAEYGTHEELMAAKAGYAELFTLQARAYLDEVPS; via the coding sequence ATGGAGTTCATGATGGCCCGCCGCGGCCGTCGCCGGCACGCGTCGACCGTGCCGGAGAGCGGGCTCACGGGCCCGGTCGACATCCCGGAGCCGAAACCGGAAGACCAGCCGAAGGACCTGCGCTCGCGGCTGAAGCGCGCGAAGACGTCCGTGGCGGGCACGGTTCGCGGCCTGCCGAAGGTCGCCAAGCTGACGTGGCAGGCGAGCCCACCCCTGACGATCGTGCTCGCGCTGATCACGCTGTTGTCGGGCCTCCTCCCGACGGTGACGGCGTACATCGCGAAGCTGCTGCTCGACTCGGTCGTCGCGGCGATCCAGGGCAAGGGAACCACCGGCGACATCGTGAACGTGGCGCTGTTCCAGTTCGCCGTGCTCGCCGCGACGGCGATCAGCAGCGCGTTGACGTCGATCGCGCAGGCCCTGCTGCAGGAGCGCATGACGCTGACCATCCGCCACCGCGTGATGGCCCACGCGAGCGAACTGCACTTGGCGTACTTCGAGGGTTCGACGTCCTACGACATGCTGCGCCAGGCGGCGCAGGAAGCCCCGACCCGTCCGCTGTCGATGATGAACTCGGCGCTGGGCCTGGTCCGGACGCTGATCACGTTCGGCAGCATGATCGCGCTGCTCGTCTCGATCAGCCCGCTGCTGGCGCTGGTCGCGCTGCTGGCGCCGATCCCGGCGTTCATTTCGCAGTCCAAGTACGGCTCGCGCGCGTTCTGGCTGACGTTCCTGATGTCGCCGATCAAGCGGCGGATGGATTACCTGTCTTCGCTGGTCACGACGGACACGTACGCCAAGGAAACGAAGCTGTTCGGCCTCGGCCCGTACTTCGTCGACCGCTTCCGCCGCCTCGGCCTGGTGTCCTACGAGCGGCAGCGGAAGCTGACGATCAACCGCAACATCAGCTCGACGTCCTGGGGTCTGCTGAGCACGTTCGCGGGCTCGGCGATCGCGCTGTACATCGCACTGGAGGCGGTCGGCGGCCGGCTGACCCTGGGCGACCTGGCCCTCTACACGGCGGCGGCAACGTCCGTGCAGGCGTCGGTGTCCGGGCTGTTCACGGCGTTTTCGGGGATGTACGAGAACAATCTGTACCTGGACACGCTCTACCGCTTCCTGGACACGAAACCCGAGATCACCGCGCCGCCGTCACCGCGGAAGTTCCCGTCCGTTGTGGACGGTCACATCGAGTTCGATTCGGTGACGTTCGCCTACCCGGGCGCCGAGGAACCGGCACTGGAGGACGTCAGCTTCGAGATCCGCCCGGGCGAGACGGTGGCGGTGGTGGGCCGCAACGGCGCGGGCAAGTCGACGCTGTTCAAGCTGCTCTGCCGCTTGTACGACCCGACCGCCGGCCGCATCCTGTTGGACGGCGTGGACATCCGCGAGTACGACCCGGTCGAGCTGCGCGAGCGGATCAGCGCGATGTTCCAGGACTACGTGACGTACCAGGGAACGGCGGCGGAGAACATCGGGCTGGGGGACCTTTCGCGGTTGGAGGATCGCCCGCACATCGAGGATTCGGCCCGCCGAGCGGGCGCGGACGAGCGCATCGAGCGCCTGCCGTCCGGCTACGACAGCCCGCTGGGCCGATGGTTCGACCAGGGCGTCTCACTGTCCGGTGGCGAGTGGCAGAAAATCGCGCTGGCGCGGGCTTTCCAGCGGGAGGCACCGTTGCTGATCCTGGACGAGCCGACGTCGGCGTTGGACGCGCAGGCCGAGCACGACTTGTTCGCGCGGCTGCGCCAGCTGTCGGAGGGGCGGACGACGCTGTACATCTCGCACCGATTCTCGACGGTTCGGCAGGCGGAGCGGATCTTGCTGCTGGACCGGGGGAAGGTGGCGGAGTACGGAACGCACGAGGAGCTGATGGCGGCGAAGGCCGGGTACGCGGAGCTGTTCACGCTCCAGGCACGGGCGTACTTGGACGAGGTGCCGAGCTAA
- a CDS encoding TetR/AcrR family transcriptional regulator produces MSAEARRAMIVHAVLPLLIEHGANVTTSQIARAAGIGEGTIFRAFKDKDELFDACTAEALRPDHVLDAIAEIPVDQPLADRLVEAAEALGAHLERMGALMGALHASGRVRHRDPEQRLKDQRKTWKGGRRESMAAMRGAMVELFTPEKDRLRLPPEQLAGLFLTLLFGGRMAPDGDVPTPRQVVDVFLHGAVEAP; encoded by the coding sequence ATGAGCGCCGAAGCGCGGCGCGCCATGATCGTGCACGCGGTGCTGCCGCTCCTCATCGAGCACGGCGCGAACGTGACGACCAGCCAGATCGCCCGCGCCGCCGGCATCGGCGAGGGCACCATCTTCCGCGCGTTCAAGGACAAGGACGAGCTCTTCGACGCCTGCACCGCCGAGGCGCTGCGGCCCGACCACGTGCTCGACGCGATCGCCGAGATCCCGGTCGACCAGCCCCTCGCGGACCGGCTCGTCGAGGCCGCCGAAGCGCTCGGCGCGCACCTCGAGCGGATGGGCGCGCTGATGGGCGCCCTGCACGCGTCCGGCCGCGTCCGGCACCGCGACCCCGAGCAGCGCCTCAAGGACCAGCGCAAGACGTGGAAGGGCGGCCGCCGCGAGTCGATGGCCGCCATGCGCGGCGCGATGGTCGAGCTGTTCACGCCGGAGAAGGACCGCCTGCGCCTGCCGCCCGAGCAGCTGGCCGGCCTCTTCCTGACCTTGCTGTTCGGCGGCCGGATGGCCCCGGACGGCGACGTACCCACCCCGCGCCAGGTGGTCGACGTCTTCCTGCACGGCGCCGTGGAGGCCCCGTGA
- a CDS encoding dihydrolipoamide acetyltransferase family protein, which produces MPTYKEFPLADTAEGLTEADILNWHVKPGDTVTVNQIVVEIETAKAAVELPIPWAGVVTELHVEPGQTVEVGTPILTIDVDPGGAAAPAPAAAAPAPAPVEEEEMKPLVGYGSKAVVTQRRARKGAAPAPAPAAVAVAAPPAPAPVAPAAPAAPRGGYVPLAKPPVRKLAKDLGVDLHALTGTADGGVITREDVERAANGTAVVPPAAVAGNGSRERRVPIKGVRKMTAAAMVQSAYTAPHVTEFLTIDVTPMMEFREKLKKSREFAGVKVTPLTFAAKAVCLAAKRTPDINAVWDEAAQEIVYKDYVHLGIAAATPRGLIVPKVRDADSLSLKELAQALTKLTDVAREGKTSPADMANGTITITNVGVFGVDTGTPIINPGESAILCLGAIKDQPWVVDGEIKVRKVLQLSLSFDHRVVDGQQGSEFLADVGALLADPAMAMTY; this is translated from the coding sequence ATGCCGACGTACAAAGAGTTCCCCCTGGCCGACACCGCCGAGGGGCTGACCGAAGCCGACATCCTGAACTGGCACGTCAAGCCGGGCGACACGGTCACGGTCAACCAGATCGTGGTCGAGATCGAGACGGCGAAGGCGGCCGTCGAGCTGCCGATCCCGTGGGCCGGCGTGGTCACGGAGCTGCACGTGGAGCCGGGGCAGACGGTGGAGGTCGGCACGCCGATCCTCACCATCGACGTCGACCCCGGTGGCGCGGCGGCGCCCGCGCCTGCTGCCGCGGCTCCCGCTCCGGCTCCGGTCGAAGAAGAAGAGATGAAGCCGCTGGTCGGCTACGGCTCCAAGGCCGTGGTCACGCAGCGGCGGGCCCGGAAGGGTGCCGCTCCGGCTCCCGCACCGGCCGCGGTGGCCGTCGCCGCTCCGCCCGCTCCGGCTCCCGTGGCCCCGGCAGCCCCGGCTGCTCCTCGCGGCGGGTACGTTCCGCTCGCGAAGCCGCCGGTGCGGAAGCTCGCGAAGGATCTCGGCGTCGACCTGCACGCGCTCACCGGCACCGCCGATGGCGGCGTCATCACGCGTGAAGACGTCGAGCGCGCCGCGAACGGGACCGCAGTCGTGCCTCCCGCCGCGGTTGCCGGCAACGGATCGCGCGAGCGGCGGGTGCCGATCAAGGGCGTCCGCAAGATGACCGCCGCGGCGATGGTGCAGAGCGCGTACACCGCTCCGCACGTCACGGAGTTCCTGACCATCGACGTCACGCCGATGATGGAGTTCCGCGAGAAGCTGAAGAAGTCGCGGGAGTTCGCCGGGGTGAAGGTCACGCCGCTGACGTTCGCCGCGAAGGCCGTGTGCCTGGCGGCGAAGCGCACGCCGGACATCAACGCGGTCTGGGACGAGGCGGCGCAGGAGATCGTCTACAAGGACTACGTGCACCTGGGCATCGCGGCCGCCACGCCGCGCGGCCTGATCGTGCCGAAGGTCCGGGACGCCGACTCGCTGTCGCTCAAGGAGCTGGCGCAGGCGCTGACGAAGCTGACCGACGTCGCCCGCGAGGGCAAGACGTCGCCGGCGGACATGGCGAACGGCACGATCACGATCACCAACGTGGGCGTGTTCGGCGTCGACACGGGCACGCCGATCATCAACCCGGGCGAGTCCGCGATCCTGTGCCTCGGCGCGATCAAGGACCAGCCGTGGGTGGTGGACGGCGAGATCAAGGTCCGCAAGGTGCTCCAGCTGTCCCTGAGCTTCGACCACCGAGTGGTCGACGGCCAGCAGGGTTCGGAGTTCCTGGCCGACGTCGGCGCCCTCCTGGCCGACCCGGCGATGGCGATGACTTACTGA
- a CDS encoding alpha-ketoacid dehydrogenase subunit beta translates to MTDLQKLTIGKALNLGLRRAMEEDPKVLIMGEDVGKLGGVFRITDGLQKDFGEQRVLDTPLAESGIIGTAVGLAVRGFRPVCEIQFEGFIFPGFDQISSQLAKLHYRTQGKIKMPVVIRVPFGGGIGAVEHHSESPESLFAHIPGLKVVSISNAVDAYWGIQEAIKSDDPILFFEPKRLYHSGALRAEIDVAGTPQRMFSSQVVREGTTATVVAYGPSVKVALDAAAAAEDEGKSLEVIDLRTLSPLDLGPVFESVRKTGRLIALSEAPSESSLTSEIAARVQQECFYSLEAPVLRVTGFDTPYPPAKLEEHYLPDLDRVLHAIDRSLAW, encoded by the coding sequence ATGACCGACCTCCAGAAACTCACCATCGGCAAGGCGCTCAACCTCGGCCTGCGCCGCGCGATGGAAGAAGACCCCAAGGTCCTGATCATGGGCGAGGACGTCGGCAAGCTCGGCGGCGTCTTCCGGATCACCGACGGCCTGCAGAAGGACTTCGGCGAGCAGCGCGTGCTGGACACGCCGCTCGCGGAGTCCGGCATCATCGGCACCGCGGTCGGCCTGGCCGTGCGCGGCTTCCGGCCGGTCTGCGAGATCCAGTTCGAGGGCTTCATCTTCCCGGGCTTCGACCAGATCTCCTCGCAGCTGGCGAAGCTGCACTACCGGACGCAGGGCAAGATCAAGATGCCCGTCGTGATCCGGGTGCCGTTCGGCGGCGGGATCGGCGCGGTCGAGCACCACTCGGAGTCCCCGGAGTCGCTGTTCGCGCACATCCCGGGCCTCAAGGTCGTGTCCATTTCGAACGCCGTGGACGCCTACTGGGGCATCCAGGAAGCGATCAAGTCGGACGACCCGATCCTGTTCTTCGAGCCCAAGCGGCTCTACCACTCGGGTGCGCTGCGCGCGGAGATCGACGTCGCGGGCACGCCGCAGCGGATGTTCTCGTCGCAGGTCGTGCGCGAGGGCACGACCGCGACGGTCGTCGCGTACGGCCCGTCGGTGAAGGTCGCGCTCGACGCGGCCGCCGCGGCGGAGGACGAGGGCAAGTCGCTGGAGGTCATCGACCTGCGCACGCTCTCGCCGCTGGACCTCGGCCCGGTGTTCGAGTCGGTGCGCAAGACCGGACGGCTGATCGCGCTGTCGGAGGCGCCGTCCGAGTCGTCGCTGACGTCGGAGATCGCCGCGCGGGTGCAGCAGGAGTGCTTCTACTCGCTGGAAGCGCCGGTGCTGCGGGTGACCGGGTTCGACACGCCGTACCCGCCGGCCAAGCTCGAGGAGCACTACCTCCCCGACCTGGACCGGGTGCTGCACGCCATCGACCGCTCACTGGCCTGGTAA
- the pdhA gene encoding pyruvate dehydrogenase (acetyl-transferring) E1 component subunit alpha: MPSEQWTHPEPGDGPAAVAAQPSPEQVIAGLRATSEGGAELTQLLTPEGERVPSPQFDKYVDDIDAEALRGLYRDMVLVRRADREANAMQRQGQLGIWVPLLGQEAAQIGSGRALRANDMAFPSYREHGVAFARGVDMKDLLGIFRCTDHSGWDYQRHGFHPYTIVIGNQVLNAAGYAMGQKFEGKVGDDDGEATICYFGDGATSQGDVHEGFVWAAVYDAPLVFFCQNNQWAISEPTERQSRLPLYQRARGYGFPGIRVDGNDVLACLAVSRWALDECRHGNGPVLIEAFTYRMDAHTTTDDPTRYRLSDELEEWKLKDPIERVRAFLARGGGADQAFFDSVQEEADAFAADLREYTFNMPEPPPDRIFSNVYAEGNPVLESQREEFLSYLDGFASAGEH; the protein is encoded by the coding sequence ATGCCGTCCGAACAGTGGACGCACCCGGAACCCGGGGACGGGCCCGCCGCCGTGGCGGCCCAGCCCTCCCCGGAGCAGGTCATCGCCGGATTGCGAGCAACCAGCGAAGGTGGCGCTGAGCTGACTCAGCTGCTCACCCCCGAAGGCGAACGGGTGCCGTCGCCCCAGTTCGACAAGTACGTCGACGACATCGACGCCGAAGCCCTGCGCGGCCTGTACCGCGACATGGTGCTGGTGCGGCGGGCCGACCGCGAAGCCAACGCCATGCAGCGCCAGGGCCAGCTCGGCATCTGGGTTCCGCTGCTCGGCCAGGAAGCCGCGCAGATCGGCTCGGGCCGCGCCCTCCGGGCGAACGACATGGCCTTCCCCAGCTACCGCGAACACGGCGTCGCGTTCGCGCGCGGGGTCGACATGAAGGACCTGCTCGGCATCTTCCGGTGCACCGACCACAGTGGCTGGGACTACCAGCGCCACGGCTTCCACCCGTACACGATCGTGATCGGCAACCAGGTGCTCAACGCCGCCGGTTACGCGATGGGCCAGAAGTTCGAGGGCAAGGTCGGCGACGACGACGGCGAAGCCACGATCTGCTACTTCGGCGACGGCGCCACCTCGCAGGGTGACGTCCACGAAGGATTCGTCTGGGCCGCGGTCTACGACGCGCCGCTGGTGTTCTTCTGCCAGAACAACCAGTGGGCGATCTCGGAGCCGACCGAGCGCCAGTCGCGCCTGCCGCTCTACCAGCGCGCCCGCGGCTACGGCTTCCCCGGCATCCGCGTCGACGGCAACGACGTCCTGGCCTGCCTCGCGGTGTCCCGCTGGGCGCTCGACGAGTGCCGCCACGGCAACGGACCCGTCTTGATCGAGGCGTTCACCTACCGGATGGACGCGCACACGACGACCGACGACCCCACCCGCTACCGGCTCTCCGACGAGCTGGAGGAGTGGAAGCTGAAGGACCCGATCGAGCGCGTCCGGGCGTTCCTCGCCCGCGGTGGCGGCGCCGACCAGGCGTTCTTCGACAGCGTCCAGGAAGAGGCCGACGCGTTCGCGGCCGACCTGCGCGAGTACACGTTCAACATGCCGGAACCGCCGCCGGACCGGATCTTCAGCAACGTCTACGCCGAGGGCAACCCGGTGCTGGAGTCGCAGCGCGAAGAGTTCCTGTCCTACCTCGACGGTTTCGCCTCGGCGGGTGAGCACTGA
- a CDS encoding M20/M25/M40 family metallo-hydrolase codes for MEQKSVRESVVTAWTDEVTPSLSGLVAIPALSPAFDAEWAKTGHLAAAVEHVRAWIAGRDLPGATIEVVQLEDRTPLLLVDVPATPGAADKGTVLMYGHLDKQPPVGGWSEGLGPWTPVIRDGRLYGRGSVDDGYSGYAATTALEAVHAAGGEHARTVVLLETGEESGSPDLPAYVEHLAEKIGEVSLVVCLDAGGSDYERLWLVTSLRGMLHLDVTVQLLASAQHSGVASGVVASSFRVLRRLIERLEDSETGELLLDELKVDVPADRLAELEAVSKDFPDALAKAFPLVEGGRVITEDALELMLNNAWRPTLSVIGADGFPKPADAGNVLRESTTLTLSFRLPPTADAEKALEAVKKALTTDVPYGAKVSFGDNPQAEDGWNAPTEAPWLTSALRTVSDEVFGQPHRATGMGGSIPFMGLLSRKYPEAQFLVTGACGSDSNIHVPDEWLHLGYAQQVTEAVAHILDAHARG; via the coding sequence GTGGAGCAGAAATCCGTTCGTGAGTCCGTTGTCACCGCCTGGACCGACGAGGTCACCCCCAGTTTGTCCGGGCTCGTGGCGATCCCCGCCCTGTCGCCGGCCTTCGACGCCGAGTGGGCCAAGACCGGCCACCTCGCCGCCGCCGTCGAGCACGTCCGCGCCTGGATCGCCGGGCGCGACCTGCCCGGCGCCACCATCGAGGTCGTGCAGCTCGAAGACCGCACGCCCCTGCTGCTCGTCGACGTCCCGGCGACCCCGGGCGCGGCGGACAAGGGCACCGTCCTGATGTACGGCCACCTCGACAAGCAGCCCCCGGTCGGCGGCTGGTCCGAGGGCCTCGGCCCGTGGACGCCGGTGATCCGCGACGGCCGCCTGTACGGCCGCGGGTCCGTCGACGACGGCTACTCCGGCTACGCGGCGACGACGGCCCTGGAGGCCGTGCACGCGGCCGGCGGCGAGCACGCCCGCACGGTCGTGCTGCTCGAGACCGGCGAGGAGTCCGGCAGCCCCGACCTGCCCGCCTACGTCGAGCACCTGGCCGAGAAGATCGGCGAGGTCTCGCTGGTCGTCTGCCTGGACGCCGGCGGCAGCGACTACGAGCGGTTGTGGCTGGTCACGAGCCTGCGCGGGATGCTGCACCTCGACGTCACCGTGCAGCTGCTGGCTTCGGCGCAGCACTCCGGCGTCGCTTCGGGCGTGGTCGCCAGCTCGTTCCGCGTGCTGCGGCGCCTGATCGAGCGGCTCGAGGACAGCGAGACCGGCGAGCTGCTGCTCGACGAGCTCAAGGTCGACGTCCCGGCGGACCGGCTGGCCGAGCTCGAAGCCGTGTCGAAGGACTTCCCCGACGCGCTGGCGAAGGCGTTCCCGCTGGTCGAAGGCGGGCGCGTGATCACGGAAGACGCGCTGGAGCTGATGCTCAACAACGCGTGGCGCCCGACGCTGTCGGTGATCGGCGCCGACGGCTTCCCGAAGCCGGCCGACGCGGGCAACGTCCTGCGCGAGAGCACTACGCTCACCCTGAGCTTCCGGCTGCCGCCGACGGCCGACGCCGAGAAGGCGCTCGAAGCCGTGAAGAAGGCCCTGACCACCGACGTCCCGTACGGCGCGAAGGTCTCCTTCGGCGACAACCCGCAGGCGGAGGACGGCTGGAACGCGCCGACCGAAGCGCCGTGGCTGACGTCGGCCCTGCGCACGGTCAGCGACGAGGTCTTCGGCCAGCCGCACCGCGCGACCGGCATGGGCGGGTCGATCCCGTTCATGGGCCTGCTCTCGCGGAAGTACCCGGAGGCGCAGTTCCTGGTCACCGGCGCGTGCGGGTCGGACTCGAACATCCACGTGCCGGACGAGTGGCTGCACCTGGGCTACGCGCAGCAGGTCACCGAGGCCGTCGCGCACATCCTGGACGCCCACGCCCGCGGCTGA
- a CDS encoding TetR/AcrR family transcriptional regulator — protein MARWDPGTADRLRKAALELYAEHGYDAVTVTQIAERAGITRRSYFRYFPDKREVLFAGSEQLPPAIAEAVLAADDAGSPLRTALGALADVGTQVTRLVDPSPERRAVIAATAELQERERTKGAAITAALREALERRGTPPDQAKAAAQVATIVFGDAFDRWIDAAGKQDFPAYLETAAATLREACR, from the coding sequence GTGGCCAGATGGGATCCCGGGACCGCGGACCGGCTGCGGAAAGCCGCGCTCGAGCTCTACGCCGAGCACGGGTACGACGCCGTGACCGTGACGCAGATCGCCGAGCGCGCCGGGATCACCCGCCGCTCGTACTTCCGTTACTTCCCCGACAAGCGCGAAGTCCTCTTCGCGGGCTCCGAGCAGTTGCCGCCCGCGATCGCCGAAGCCGTCCTCGCCGCCGACGACGCCGGGTCCCCGCTGCGCACGGCACTCGGGGCGCTCGCCGACGTCGGCACGCAGGTCACGCGACTGGTCGACCCGTCACCCGAGCGCCGGGCCGTCATCGCGGCCACCGCGGAGCTCCAGGAGCGCGAGCGGACCAAGGGCGCCGCGATCACCGCCGCGCTCCGCGAAGCCCTCGAACGCCGGGGCACCCCGCCCGACCAGGCGAAAGCAGCCGCGCAGGTCGCGACGATCGTCTTCGGCGACGCGTTCGACCGGTGGATCGACGCGGCCGGGAAGCAGGACTTCCCGGCATACCTGGAGACGGCCGCCGCAACCTTGCGCGAAGCCTGCCGCTAA
- a CDS encoding transglutaminase family protein, translated as MTWQLRVAHRTGYRYATPATQSYNEARLTPRSDRRQTTVATRIETTPATRAYRYTDYWGTVVTSFDLHAPHTEFTVLATSVVETADEAEPIHTASWRDLRSDTVVDHRTEYLTPTDYTPRDVTLAREARSLRTGLDPAESVLAVCEWVNKQLKYQPGTTGVHSTATDAWQAREGVCQDFAHVTLVMLRAIGIPARYVSGYLHTKPDAKLGEVVEGESHAWVDVWTGGWWAYDPTNAIPVGPRHVWVAMGRDYADVAPLKGIFTGGGQSTLDVSVQLTRLA; from the coding sequence GTGACGTGGCAGCTGCGCGTGGCGCACCGGACCGGCTACCGGTACGCGACCCCGGCGACGCAGTCCTACAACGAAGCCCGGCTGACCCCGCGCTCGGACCGCCGCCAGACGACGGTCGCGACGCGCATCGAGACGACGCCGGCGACGCGTGCGTACCGGTACACGGACTACTGGGGCACGGTCGTGACGTCGTTCGACCTCCACGCGCCGCACACCGAGTTCACGGTGCTCGCGACGTCGGTGGTCGAGACGGCGGACGAGGCCGAGCCGATCCACACGGCGTCGTGGCGCGACCTGCGTTCCGACACGGTCGTCGACCACCGCACCGAGTACCTGACCCCGACCGACTACACCCCGCGTGACGTCACGTTGGCCCGCGAGGCTCGTTCGCTGCGGACCGGCCTCGACCCCGCCGAGTCGGTGCTGGCGGTGTGCGAGTGGGTGAACAAGCAGCTCAAGTACCAACCGGGCACGACGGGCGTCCACTCGACGGCGACCGACGCCTGGCAGGCGCGCGAAGGCGTTTGCCAGGACTTCGCGCACGTGACGCTGGTGATGCTGCGCGCGATCGGCATCCCGGCCCGGTACGTCTCCGGTTACCTGCACACGAAACCGGACGCGAAGCTCGGCGAGGTGGTCGAAGGCGAATCCCACGCGTGGGTCGACGTCTGGACCGGCGGCTGGTGGGCGTACGACCCGACGAACGCGATCCCGGTCGGCCCGCGCCACGTGTGGGTGGCGATGGGCCGGGACTACGCGGACGTGGCGCCGTTGAAGGGCATCTTCACGGGTGGCGGCCAGTCCACTTTGGACGTCTCGGTCCAGCTGACCCGGCTCGCCTAG